The sequence GACGAGCTCGCGAGCGCGCGGCCGATCCGTCCCGTCAAACTGCTCGGCGAGAACCTGGTGCTGTTCCGCGACGAGACCGGGCGCTACGGCCTGATCGATCGCCACTGCGCGCATCGCGGCGCCGACCTCGCCTTCGGACGGCTCGAGCATGGCGGCCTGCGCTGTGCCTTCCACGGCTGGCTGTTCGACGCCACCGGCCAATGCATCGAGACGCCGGCCGAGCCGAAGGATTCAAAGCTCTGCCAGAACATCCGTCAGCGCTCCTATCCCGTGGTGGAGAAGAGCGGCATCCTCTGGGCTTATCTCGGCGAAGGCGAGCCGCCCGCCTTCCCGGAGATCGATTGCTTCGTCGCGCCCGGCACGCACACTTTTGCCTTCAAGGGGCACATGGCCTGCAACTGGCTGCAGGCGCTGGAGGTCGGCATCGATCCCGCGCACGCCTCCTACCTGCACCGCTTCTTCGAGGACGAGGACACCTCCACCGCCTACGGCAAGCAGTTCCGCGGCGCCTCGGCCGGCAGCGACCTGCCGATGACGAAGATCCTGCGCGAATACGACCGCCCGATCATCAATGTCGAGCACACCGAATATGGCCTGCGGTTGATCGCGCTGCGCGAGATCGACGAGGAGCGCACCCATGTGCGCGTCACCAACCAGCTATTCCCGCACGGCTTCGTCATTCCCATGAGCACGGAGATGACGATCACGCAGTGGCACGTCCCCGTCGATGACGAGAACTGCTACTGGTACGCGATCTTCACGAGCTATACGAACGCGGTCGACAAGCAGAAGATGCGCGACCAGCGGCTCGAGCTCTATGAGCTGCCCGACTACGTCTCGCGCAAGAACCGCAGCAACGATTACGGTTTCGATCCGCACGAGCAGCAGACCGCGACCTATACCGGCATGGGCACCGACATCAACGTCCACGACCAGTGGGCGGTGGAATCGATGGGCGCGATCCAGGACCGCACCAAGGAGCATCTCGGACAATCCGACAAGGCGATCGTGCAGTACCGCCGTCTGCTGCGGCAGGAGATCGAGAAGGTCCAGGGCGGCGAGAAGCCGATGCTGCATCTCGACGAGAGCAACGCACGCAGCATCCAGGGCCCCGCGACCATGGACGGCATCGGGCCGACGCGGGGCTGGGAAACCTACTGGATGGAGGTCGACGTCAAGCGCCGCCGCGGCGCGCCGTGGACGGCGCCTGTGCCGAAGGAGATCGCGGACAACGTGCATCGGCTGACGGCGGCGGAGTGACGTCTATCCTCGTCATTGCGAGCGAAGCGAAGCAATCCAGTCTGTCACCGCAGACGCATGTCTGGATTGCTTCGTCGCAAGGGCTCCTCGCAATGACGGAGAATGTGGCGCATTCTTCGCGCCTCACGACTGGAGGAGTAGCAAAGTGACTTTCGTCGCGCGCCATGCGCTGTGGTCGGATGAGCAGAAGGACGCAGCTGCGCGCATGCGCCGCATCGTCGAGGACAAGAACCTCGAGGTCATCCGCCTCGCCTTCCCAGATCAGCACGGCATTTTGCGCGGCAAGACCATCGTCGCCACTGAAGCGATCGCCTCGCTGGAGAGCGGCTGCTCGATCACCACGACCATGCTCGCCAAGGACACCTCGCACCGCACGGTGTTTCCGGTGTTCACATCGGGCGGCGGGTTCGGCATGAAGGAGATGGAAGGCGCGGCCGATGTGCTGATGGTCGCCGATCCCACCACCTTTCGCGTGCTGCCCTGGGCGCCAACCACCGGCTGGGTGCTCTGCGACCTCTATTTCAACGACGGCCGTCCGGTGCCGTTCGCGACCCGCGGGCTCTACAAGCGCGTGCTCGATGAGCTCGGCGCGCGCGGCTACGATTTCGTCGCGGGGCTCGAGGTCGAATTCCACATCTTCCGGCTCGACGATCCGCACATGCGCGCGGAAGACGCGGGCCAGCCCGGCACGCCGCCGTCCGTGAGCCTGCTGAGCCACGGCTATCAATATCTCACCGAGCAGCGCTTCGATCAGATGGAGCCGGTGCTGGAGATTCTTCGACGCGATGTCGTCGCGCTGGGGTTGCCGCTACGCTCGGTCGAGGTCGAGTTCGGGCCGAGCCAGTGCGAATTCACCTTTCAGCCGCGGAAGGGCCTGGAGCCCGCCGACAACATGGTGCTGTTCCGCTCTGCCGTGAAGCAGATCGCCCGCCGCCACGGCTATCACGCCACCTTCATGTGCCGGCCGAAACTGCCGAACGTGTTCGCGAGCGGCTGGCATCTGCACCAGTCGATCGTCTCGCGCGCGACGGCTGAGAACCAGTTCATGGCGAAAGCCGGCGGCGAGCCGCTCAGCACGTTCGGCAAGTCCTACCTCGCGGGCTTGCTCGACCACGCCCGCGCCTCCACCGTATTCACCACGCCGACCATCAACGGCTACAAGCGCTACCGCTCCTATTCGCTGGCGCCCGACCGCGCGATCTGGGGCCGCGACAATCGCGGCGTGATGATCCGCGTGCTCGGCGGCGCCAATGATGCCGCGACGCGCCTTGAGAACCGGATCGGCGAGCCCGCCGCCAATCCCTATCTCTACATGGCCTCGCAGATTCTCTCAGGCCTCGACGGCGTCGACCGCAAGCTCGATCCCGGCCCCTCGGCCGACACGCCCTACGAGACCAAGGCGCCGTTGCTGCCGAAGAGCTTGCGCGATGCTGTCGCCGCACTGAAGGACGACCCGTTCTTCCGCGAAAAGTTCGGTGCTGAGTTCGTCGACTACTACACCCACATCAAGAACGCCGAGATCGACCGCTTCCTGGCCGAGGTCACCGACTGGGAACATCGCGAATATTTCGAGATGTTCTGAGTCAGCCATCAGCTCCCGTCATTCTGCACGAGACAGCGGCGTGAAGCTGGGTACGCCTCCGGCCGCAAGGGCGAACGCATTGGCGGCCGGGCCGGACCCCATGCGGGTCCCCGGCTCACCATTCGGCTGGCGGAAGCCGGCCCGTGTCACGCCAGCGCGCAGCGCTGGATTGGCCTGATTCGTAGCGACGAGCCGGCCGGCACTTCGCGCGTAAACGCGTCGCAACCCGACTTCTCGCTGGTTGCCGCCGCGCGCGATCAACTGCTCGTCCGTATCGGGACGATAGATGACGTCGCAGCCACCAACCAGCGTGACCGGCGCGCGGTACCCCAACGAATTGCCTTCGTTGTAGGTGAGGTCCGCAAGGTTGGTCGCGAGCAGCTCGATTCCATGCAGTCCGATGGACGAACCACGTGCAGCCTTGACCTCGACCGTTCGCACCTGCGGATTGCAGCGTGACCTTGCCTGCGGATATTCCTGAACGGCGGCGCGGGCATATGACAGGACTTCTCCGGTCTCATAGACGCGGTCGATGACGAGGCCCTGGACGTTTTCGGTCAGGAGCGCCTTGTTGACGAGGTGCGCGCCGGTCACCGGGGATGGATCGAACGCGAGCACCTTGGCGATCCGAGGACCGCCGGACCTGGTCGCAAGCGCGACGAACTGCGCGAGGCCTGCACCAAGCGAGTGTCCCGTCGAAACGATCTGCGGCTTCCTGGCAGCCCGCTTGTAGCAGTCCAGATTCTGGATCTGCTTCATGATCGTGTCCACGTTGCGCTGGAGCTGCTTATAATAGTCGTCGTAGGGCGAACCGAACCGGCTGAGATTGGAGTACCAGTCGCCTCCGGAAAGCCCGACGGTGCCGCGGAACGCAATGCTAACCTCGCTGCAGGAGCTGCGCGCAGCCGCACGCGTCCGAGCCCATACCTGGTATGTCGGGCCGCTGCCAAAATCCCAGCCGCGCCTAGCGTAAGCTGCCTTGCAGGCTTCGTCAGCCGGATCGAGGCAAGTGAGGTAGGATTCGCTGCCGAACTGATAGCGCCACGGCTTGAATATCCTCCGCGCGTATCCCCTGAGATCATCCTGCGTGGCGGGAATCGCATTCTGGACCGCGTAATCGACTTCCTCGCCGAGGCCGGCATCACGCATCGTGTTCAGTGTGCCGACCGGCTTGTAGGCCGTGGACGACTGGATGGCATAAGGCAGGTAATAGTCCGCATATCTGTAGGCATAGGCTGCCAGAATGTCGGGATCGTTGGACTGAGCCGCGGCGGTCTGAACCGACGAAAGCCAGATGGCGGCACCCGCGCTGGCAAAAATGACCCGAAATGCTGCGAAACGAAACCGCATGGCAACGTCTCCAAATACATAAACGACAATCTATGGCTGCATGAGACCATAGCGTCCCTTTTTTGGCAATATCGCGTGAAGACCGGCTAAGCGGGAGACCGGTCAAGAGAATCAGCCTAGGGACCGGAGAGCCTGCCTCCTCGCACGCAGATCGGTGACCACCGCGACGACGGCATAGATAACGAATATCCCGATCGCGATCGGAGCACCCTCGAGAATCCTCCAGCCCAGGCCGACCACTTGGTGCGCCACGCCGCCGACGTCGCCGCCATAGACGATGCAGTCACCCACGCCTCCCTCGTTGGGTGAGCATTTGGGATTGACGAGATGGCTGATCGAAAGCATCGGGCCGAAATAGGGGACGAATGCGCAGACGAGACTGACCGCAAACGCCAGCAGCAATCGGGACCATAACCGGGTCCACCCCAGCGTGATCAGCCAGCAGCAGGCCGCGAGCCACAACACGGCGAGGCCGTCGCCAAAGCGGGAGCCCACCACAAAACCGGCATCCAGCGCATGACGGATGATCTCCGCCGCAGAAGTGCCGATCGGACAGCCAGCATCGCTGGCGGGCCGGCATCCCGACAGACCGGCGAAGAGAGAGGTGAGCAATATCACCAATTCCGGGAGGAAAGGCAGGACGACGAGCAGCAACAGGCCGGCTCTCCAGCGCAGACGATGAGAATTCCCGTCAGGTTGCGATGTC is a genomic window of Bradyrhizobium sp. CB1717 containing:
- a CDS encoding aromatic ring-hydroxylating dioxygenase subunit alpha, giving the protein MMSQEQNDLITRTGPKDPCGKLMRSYWQPAALVDELASARPIRPVKLLGENLVLFRDETGRYGLIDRHCAHRGADLAFGRLEHGGLRCAFHGWLFDATGQCIETPAEPKDSKLCQNIRQRSYPVVEKSGILWAYLGEGEPPAFPEIDCFVAPGTHTFAFKGHMACNWLQALEVGIDPAHASYLHRFFEDEDTSTAYGKQFRGASAGSDLPMTKILREYDRPIINVEHTEYGLRLIALREIDEERTHVRVTNQLFPHGFVIPMSTEMTITQWHVPVDDENCYWYAIFTSYTNAVDKQKMRDQRLELYELPDYVSRKNRSNDYGFDPHEQQTATYTGMGTDINVHDQWAVESMGAIQDRTKEHLGQSDKAIVQYRRLLRQEIEKVQGGEKPMLHLDESNARSIQGPATMDGIGPTRGWETYWMEVDVKRRRGAPWTAPVPKEIADNVHRLTAAE
- a CDS encoding glutamine synthetase family protein — protein: MTFVARHALWSDEQKDAAARMRRIVEDKNLEVIRLAFPDQHGILRGKTIVATEAIASLESGCSITTTMLAKDTSHRTVFPVFTSGGGFGMKEMEGAADVLMVADPTTFRVLPWAPTTGWVLCDLYFNDGRPVPFATRGLYKRVLDELGARGYDFVAGLEVEFHIFRLDDPHMRAEDAGQPGTPPSVSLLSHGYQYLTEQRFDQMEPVLEILRRDVVALGLPLRSVEVEFGPSQCEFTFQPRKGLEPADNMVLFRSAVKQIARRHGYHATFMCRPKLPNVFASGWHLHQSIVSRATAENQFMAKAGGEPLSTFGKSYLAGLLDHARASTVFTTPTINGYKRYRSYSLAPDRAIWGRDNRGVMIRVLGGANDAATRLENRIGEPAANPYLYMASQILSGLDGVDRKLDPGPSADTPYETKAPLLPKSLRDAVAALKDDPFFREKFGAEFVDYYTHIKNAEIDRFLAEVTDWEHREYFEMF